A genome region from Arthrobacter agilis includes the following:
- a CDS encoding RDD family protein: MAQRELKDAAALRRLVAKLVDALPSAVLSGVLTAVGASTIRTQQVSAVTQQVDLTGFLVFSGIGVLLSLAYAIAIWGWEARTGKTPGNLLLGIRTTDEQGHPAGWLAVFVRGLLVGVAGIVPVIGPVLMLVSNVFDPHDRKQGWHDKAAHTRVFDVRTGRNPLETGGIGGPASFAPSEPAPGLQPVASPVPGARAADGQEPAGQPAAVSAPEPASSPVPGSFPVPGSFRADAPDDATSRPLRAQPSEHAPAGDGMLLPGPVPRPAGPDRHRTAATPAAPAVVSFAPAPDAPEVPAPAAQPTAPAAHPTAAAAHPTAAAAHPDDDVELTRVTAGRAPGPLRILFDNGREVELRSHALIGRNPAGQNGEMIDQLIDFSDQGRSVSKTHLHVRVEGQGLWVSDRNSTNGSAITAPDGQRTPVRAGETLLAQPGSTVHFGDRSFLVVRP; encoded by the coding sequence ATGGCGCAGCGTGAACTGAAGGACGCGGCCGCGCTGCGGCGCCTGGTGGCGAAGCTGGTGGACGCGCTGCCCTCCGCGGTCCTCAGCGGTGTCCTGACCGCCGTCGGGGCGAGCACCATCAGGACGCAGCAGGTCTCCGCCGTCACCCAGCAGGTGGACCTCACCGGGTTTCTCGTCTTCTCCGGCATCGGCGTGTTGCTCTCCCTCGCCTACGCCATCGCCATCTGGGGCTGGGAGGCCAGGACGGGCAAGACCCCGGGCAACCTCCTGCTCGGCATCCGCACCACCGACGAACAGGGCCACCCGGCGGGCTGGCTCGCCGTCTTCGTCCGCGGCCTCCTCGTGGGCGTGGCCGGCATCGTCCCCGTGATCGGCCCCGTGCTCATGCTCGTCTCCAACGTGTTCGATCCTCACGACAGGAAGCAGGGCTGGCACGACAAGGCAGCGCACACGCGTGTCTTCGACGTCCGGACCGGGCGGAACCCGCTGGAGACCGGCGGCATCGGCGGCCCCGCGTCCTTCGCTCCGTCGGAGCCCGCGCCCGGTCTGCAGCCCGTGGCCTCCCCGGTGCCGGGCGCACGCGCGGCCGACGGACAGGAGCCCGCCGGCCAACCGGCCGCGGTGTCCGCGCCGGAGCCCGCCTCGTCCCCGGTGCCCGGTTCCTTCCCGGTGCCCGGCTCCTTCCGGGCGGATGCGCCCGACGACGCCACGTCGCGTCCCCTGCGGGCGCAGCCGTCGGAGCACGCACCCGCCGGCGACGGCATGCTGCTTCCCGGCCCCGTCCCGCGCCCGGCGGGCCCGGACCGTCACCGCACGGCAGCGACCCCTGCCGCCCCGGCCGTCGTCTCGTTCGCGCCCGCTCCGGACGCTCCGGAGGTCCCTGCCCCCGCAGCACAGCCGACGGCCCCCGCAGCGCACCCGACCGCCGCCGCAGCGCACCCGACCGCCGCCGCAGCGCACCCGGACGACGACGTCGAGCTGACCCGGGTGACCGCGGGCCGCGCCCCGGGTCCCCTCAGGATCCTCTTCGACAACGGCCGTGAGGTGGAGCTGCGATCGCACGCGCTGATCGGCCGGAATCCCGCAGGGCAGAATGGGGAGATGATCGACCAGCTCATCGACTTCTCCGACCAGGGGCGCTCCGTGTCCAAGACGCATCTCCACGTCCGCGTGGAGGGCCAGGGCCTGTGGGTCTCCGACCGCAACTCCACCAACGGCAGCGCGATCACCGCGCCGGACGGCCAGCGCACCCCCGTGCGCGCAGGGGAGACCCTGCTGGCCCAGCCGGGCTCCACGGTGCACTTCGGTGACCGCAGCT